The Arenibacter algicola region AAGGCATCCCTTGTCCAATTTATTGATGTTGATGCCTTGCTGCACCAAAATATCCAGGCTATTTCCCTTTTCCTGAAATTGCAGAAAATCGTGTTTAAGCTCGCTTTTGAATATGCCCACGGCATTCACCTTTACATTATCCAACATTAGATCTGTAAGATAGGCAACGTAAACTTCACCGCTTTTGATGTGTGGATGGTTCGATTGGTCGAATAATTGGGTCGCTATTTTTTTTGAATTGGCATGAAGGCTACTTGGCTCATCAAAAATATCGGAAACAATTTTGTAGACCTCATTAAATTCAACGTCGGATTCATGGGAAAAATAATAGTAATTTTCCTCCTTTTCCCTGAAAGGTTTAAAGAAATATTCCTTTAATAGTCCCGTAGTTTCATCGTTAAGTGAAAATGGTTCCTCCGAGAGAAAAATTCCTTCGCTTTTATTTTTGTTTCCCACACGATGTATGGAAATAGTTTCAATTTGGGTAGGGTATAAGTTGATCATGGATAATGGAAAATGTTTAAGGTTTATTTGTGCTTAAAGTCTTGGTGAAGCTTTAACTTGATCAATTTTTGTAATTGACCAATACTACTTTGATTTACCGCTAGTGGAATAATCAGTTCCAGTTTTCATCAAAATCCAAATCTTCGTAATTGTCAAGGGTATTGTCAAAATCGAATTCGCTTTCATCCGCTTCAAACTTTTTTTCAGGCGGGGAGTCCGGCAATTCACCAAAACTGAAAAGGGTATTGGGATAGGTCTGTGCGTCTTCTTTTTCCACTATATCCGCCAATTCAACGAAGAAGGTCCACATACTTAAAAAGTCATAAACGTAAATTAGCTTTGGAGAGTGCTCTGTTAGTATGTCCTTTAACTGAATTTCATTCATTAAACGTACATCGGAGCCATTTTCACTCATATCAAATAAGGCAATTTCCTCATCTTGTCTCCACTCTTCATCGCAGGTGTAAAAAGACGCCATTTCATTTCCCAAAAAGCCAAAAGCTTGGGTAATGGCATTGTGAAGGTCTTCCATAGAATTGTTTTCCTCTATTTCGATATCCCTAAAAATATCTTCCTCTGCATCTAGAATTATCCTTATTTTGTATATCATTGGGTACTTTTTTTGTGGTGGCAAAGTTACAAAGTTTTCATGGTTTTAAAAGCATTTAGCGCTTCCAAAACCAAATAGAATTGAAAACCGAATAAAACCGATGCAAACACTAGATGTAATGGCTGTGTAGCAAAAGGAAAATCCAGATAGTACATGGCCATCCCTGAAATAACCTCCAAAAGCAAAAGTGCCAACACCCAATTTATTTTGGAATATCCGAGGTTTAATTTATAGATTCTTATGGCCAGGGCCAAGTTCAAAAGGACAACGACTATGGAAAATGACCGGTGGATGTAAAATGATAGCGTTGCATTATTGAGCCATAGGTTGGGGGCATCTTCGCCATAAAGATCGGTTTGTACATCTACAAACTGTCTTACCTGGGTACCTAAAACTATCTGGGCCAAGGTAGTCACAAGAACAAAGATGATTAGGTTTCTAGTTATTTTATCTGGCTTTAAGGACTTGATATTATTGCTGGTGGCTTGAATCAAGTATAGGATAAGCGCTACTATCAATAAGGCCATGACCATATGAATGGTTATTTTGGCCGGAGCCAGAACAGAATAAACCACAGTGGCGCCAAGCCATGCCTGAAAACCCATGGCGAACACTACGACCCATGAAAGTATGGTGATAAATCTCTGTTTTTTCCAGTAAGTAAAAGAGGCAATGGCCATTATTAAGGTTCCCAGCCCGGCCAAGGCACCAAATAGCCTATTGATGAATTCGGTCCAGGTGTGGAAAGGATTAAAAATAGCGTAGTCATGCTTTGTATAAGGAGCCCAATTATTGGCATTATAGGAAGAGGAGGTACTAAAATTTTCTTTGGCTACCCATAAGGCTTCGTCTATTATAATAACTTGACCTTTTTTGAATTCTTTTTCCGGTTGCCATTGCAATTCCTGAATGTCTGTAGGGGGTATATAATAACCGAAACATTTGGGCCAATCCGGGCATCCCATGCCGCTACCTGTCATTCTTACCACTGCACCGGCCACAATTACCAAGTAGACCAAAACCAGACTGATCTTGGCGATTTTTGTAAATTTTTTCTGCATTTGGATGTTTGAAAGAGTTCTGCAAAATTACCACTCTTTTCTTAAAAAAACCGCTATGGATAAGGGGAATTTATTAGAAGGATCAGTATTCCAAAAGTTGTATAGGCCTTGATCAGGGAGGCTCGAAGCAATCCTTCCTTTATGTTGGGGTCCATGTCCGAATACCCGGACCATTGGCTAGGGAATCTTAGGCTTGCCCTGAGATTAATTCCGTATACTTTCACGTATTAAACTCCTATTTGTTATGCCAAAAGTAAGGGAAGGCTTATTTAGATTTGAGCCCCATTTCCTTTCCTTTTTGTAACATTAGGGTGTGGGCGGCATGGTATTCATTGGGAATATCTCCTTCCAAAATAGCTTCCTTAATAGCTTCCTTGATCATGCCAATCTCCTTGGATGGTTTTAGGTTGAAAGTCTCCATAATTTCTTCGCCACTAATTGGGGGTTGAAAGTTTCTTATGTGATCCCTTTCCTCGACCTCTTCAATTTTTTGACGGACAATTTTAAAATTGTTCCTATACCTTTTTTGTTTTTTAGGATTCTTGGTAGTAATATCCGCCTCACATAGGGTCATTAAATCTTCTACATGTTCTCCCGCATCAAAAATAAGCCTTCGAACTGCCGAGTCGGTTACAAAATCCTCGGAAAGGACTATGGGCCTGGAACTCATTAGGACCATTTTCTGGACGAACTTCATTTTTTCGTTCAAAGGCAACCTAAGTCGCTTAAAGAGTTTGTAGACCATTTTGGATCCTACAAATTCGTGCGCATGGAATGTCCACCCAATTTTTTTATCGAATTTTTTGGTAGGGGCCTTGCCAATATCATGCAATAGGGCGGCCCAACGCAGCCAAACATTATCCGTATTTTCGGAAATATTATCAACAACTTCCAAGGTATGCCAAAAATTGTCCTTATGTCTTTGCCCTTCTATTTCCTCAATTCCTTCCAGAGCAACCAGTTCCGGCATTATAAAAGGCAAAAGTCCTGTTTCGTGGAGCAAGGAAAATCCGACAGAGGGTTTGCTACTTGCCAAAATTTTATGTAATTCGTCCACGATGCGCTCATTGGAAATAATTTTAATTCTTTCCTTGTTGTCCACAATGGCCTGTAACGATTCAGGATGAATTATAAAGTTCAACTGGGTTGCAAATCTTATGGCGCGCATCATTCGCAAAGGATCATCGGAATAGGTGATCGATGGGTCCAAAGGAGTTCTGATCAATTGTCTTTTTAGATCCCCAATGCCGTCAAAGGGGTCCAAAAGTTGTCCGTAGTCCTGTGGATTAAGTGAAATGGCCAAGGCATTTATGGTGAAGTCCCGTCTTTTTTGGTCATCTTCCAAGCTCCCATTTTCAACAACAGGTTTTCTACTGTCCCTATGGTAACTTTCTTTTCTTGCCCCAACAAATTCAATTTCAATGTCTTGAAATTTGATCATTGCGGTTCCAAAATTTTTAAAGATACTGACCTCCGAACTCCCCGGTAATTTCTTGGCGACCAATTTGGCCAATTCTATTCCGCTGCCAATGGCTACAATGTCTATATCTTTGTGGGTTCCCCTTTGTAGCAAATAGTCCCTCACAAAGCCTCCGATTACGTAGGAATCTAATGAAAGTTCCTTGGCGGCATCGGAAATGGTAGAAAATATTGGGTTGTTTATGGCCTCTTCGTGGTTTCTCTTCGTCATTCTTACTCTCGGATCACTTTTACGGTACCATCATTACCGAGCATAATAATGGAAGATGGAGTACTGTTAATTTTATCGCGGTCCAAATTTACTATATAGTCCACACCTTTTAAAATCTCATTGGATATTTCTTTGAAAGAATTGGGGGTTGGTTGCCCAGCTATATTTGCGGAGGTAGACACGATGGGCTTTTTAAATTTCTTTATCAGGTACTGGCAAAATTGATCATTAGCTACCCTAATGGCCAAGGTGTTGTCATTGGCGATTAAATTTGCGGCCACCCCTTTAGGGGAATCATAGACAATGGTTGTTGGTTTGGTAGCAAGGTCTATAATGTCATAGGCCAGTTCCGGTACTTTTTCTACATGCTGTTCCAGCATAAAATCATTGGCCACCAAACAGATCATGGTCTTGGAATTTGATCTTTGTTTTAGGGCATATATTTTTTCTACAGCTGCTGCATTGGTGGCATCACAGCCAATACCCCAAACGGTATCCGTAGGGTATAATATTAGACCTCCTTTAGTTAGAATATCATAGCATTGGTTTACCTCGGCAAGCAAATCTTTCATAATACTTTATCCTCTTAAATTTCTTAATCTTTTTAATTCCTTATATCGGGAATACACTCCCAATGCATTGAGATAACATATAATTACCCCTTTTTTTCCGTCGAGTATTCCAAATCTTAGAATATAATGATTGAAAAATTTGTAAAATGGGCGGAATACAAAGTGGTAAAAGTTGGGGGCATAATTCTTTTTAAGTTCCTCTACCGCTTTCATTTGTCCATACTTTATCATTTTGCCCTTATAGTCTTCATAATTTTTGTAAGAATAATGTACTAGCTTGTTTTTGAGCACATCGGACTCTCCGTCCACAACCAATGTTTCGTGTACTATTCTTTCCTCTGTAAAATGCACTTTGCTCTTTTTGAACAGTCTATAATTTTTATCGCTCTGCCAACCACTGAAGTGCAAAACCTTATTTATAAACATAAATGTTCGGTAAAAATAATAGGCATCTGCCGTTGGTTCTGAGGAATTAACGGTTGCTAAAATTTCATTTCTAAGTCGATCCG contains the following coding sequences:
- a CDS encoding IS1096 element passenger TnpR family protein encodes the protein MIYKIRIILDAEEDIFRDIEIEENNSMEDLHNAITQAFGFLGNEMASFYTCDEEWRQDEEIALFDMSENGSDVRLMNEIQLKDILTEHSPKLIYVYDFLSMWTFFVELADIVEKEDAQTYPNTLFSFGELPDSPPEKKFEADESEFDFDNTLDNYEDLDFDENWN
- a CDS encoding COX15/CtaA family protein gives rise to the protein MQKKFTKIAKISLVLVYLVIVAGAVVRMTGSGMGCPDWPKCFGYYIPPTDIQELQWQPEKEFKKGQVIIIDEALWVAKENFSTSSSYNANNWAPYTKHDYAIFNPFHTWTEFINRLFGALAGLGTLIMAIASFTYWKKQRFITILSWVVVFAMGFQAWLGATVVYSVLAPAKITIHMVMALLIVALILYLIQATSNNIKSLKPDKITRNLIIFVLVTTLAQIVLGTQVRQFVDVQTDLYGEDAPNLWLNNATLSFYIHRSFSIVVVLLNLALAIRIYKLNLGYSKINWVLALLLLEVISGMAMYYLDFPFATQPLHLVFASVLFGFQFYLVLEALNAFKTMKTL
- a CDS encoding CCA tRNA nucleotidyltransferase; the encoded protein is MTKRNHEEAINNPIFSTISDAAKELSLDSYVIGGFVRDYLLQRGTHKDIDIVAIGSGIELAKLVAKKLPGSSEVSIFKNFGTAMIKFQDIEIEFVGARKESYHRDSRKPVVENGSLEDDQKRRDFTINALAISLNPQDYGQLLDPFDGIGDLKRQLIRTPLDPSITYSDDPLRMMRAIRFATQLNFIIHPESLQAIVDNKERIKIISNERIVDELHKILASSKPSVGFSLLHETGLLPFIMPELVALEGIEEIEGQRHKDNFWHTLEVVDNISENTDNVWLRWAALLHDIGKAPTKKFDKKIGWTFHAHEFVGSKMVYKLFKRLRLPLNEKMKFVQKMVLMSSRPIVLSEDFVTDSAVRRLIFDAGEHVEDLMTLCEADITTKNPKKQKRYRNNFKIVRQKIEEVEERDHIRNFQPPISGEEIMETFNLKPSKEIGMIKEAIKEAILEGDIPNEYHAAHTLMLQKGKEMGLKSK
- a CDS encoding L-threonylcarbamoyladenylate synthase, translating into MKDLLAEVNQCYDILTKGGLILYPTDTVWGIGCDATNAAAVEKIYALKQRSNSKTMICLVANDFMLEQHVEKVPELAYDIIDLATKPTTIVYDSPKGVAANLIANDNTLAIRVANDQFCQYLIKKFKKPIVSTSANIAGQPTPNSFKEISNEILKGVDYIVNLDRDKINSTPSSIIMLGNDGTVKVIRE